From Bacillus rossius redtenbacheri isolate Brsri chromosome 16, Brsri_v3, whole genome shotgun sequence, a single genomic window includes:
- the LOC134540441 gene encoding ectonucleotide pyrophosphatase/phosphodiesterase family member 5-like, protein MYLKHLMLMLNMGLHAVFIRALSKHPLVLIVSFDGFRYNYFNKNVTPTLESLKLNGTYTMYMKNVFQTKTFPNHHSIATGVYPEVHGVLAPQVYDPKYKTILKYSYELWHYNEDILPIWIVNEKAGDGRHSGTMMWPGSDFKYQDTSPTFQMNFNVSVPWERRVDTALEWFLDPVTPANLVMLYVEEPDASAHVFGPESQQVLKQIAKVDSLTGYLRERLRAAGLLGLMNVFQVSDHGMDTVSLDRIINLTGLVDSSTYELDGVSPVLGLIPVPGAEDQIYAALKNASLREHFEVYRRAEVPERWHFARNRRAPPLLAVADEGYAFDDFFASRDRYIHHYNVSPSANVTFGMHGYDNSQLDMLPFFLAWGPAVRRGHTVPPFDTVDLFPLWAHLLGVACPPGNGSLEHVRGILAAGPPSLLAAYIITLVVAVAFAAVVVAFVLYRRNKQGFMVLSYRKMGDLADAGPEDMIEGQHLLSIAED, encoded by the exons atgtatttaaaacatttaatgttaATGTTAAACATGGGGTTACATGCCGTTTTCATCCGTGCATTGTCAAAACATCCACTCGTTCTTATCGTTTCGTTTGACGGATTtcgatataattattttaataaaaacgttaCGCCAACTCTCGAATCTCTCAAGTTAAATGGAACATATACTATGtacatgaaaaatgtttttcaaaccaAAACGTTTCCAAATCACCATTCGATTGCTACTGGTGTTTACCCAGAAGTACACGGTGTACTGGCACCTCAAGTGTATGATCCAAAGTATAAAACAATATTGAAGTACAGCTATGAGTTGTGGCACTACAACGAAGATATTTTACCAATTTGG ATAGTGAACGAGAAAGCCGGGGATGGCCGTCACAGCGGTACCATGATGTGGCCTGGGAGTGACTTCAAGTACCAGGACACGAGCCCCACATTTCAAATGAACTTCAACGTGTCTGTGCCGTGGGAGCGGCGCGTCGACACAGCGCTCGAGTGGTTCCTTGACCCCGTCACGCCGGCCAACCTCGTCATGCTGTACGTGGAGGAGCCGGATGCCAGTGCGCACGTGTTCGGCCCCGAGTCCCAGCAAGTCCTCAAACAG ATCGCGAAGGTGGACTCCCTGACGGGCTATCTGCGGGAGCGTCTGCGCGCCGCCGGGTTGCTCGGCCTGATGAACGTGTTCCAAGTGAGCGACCACGGCATGGACACGGTCTCGCTGGACCGCATCATCAACCTCACCGGCCTGGTGGACAGCTCCACCTACGAGCTGGACGGCGTCTCGCCGGTCCTTGGCCTCATCCCCGTCCCAG GTGCGGAGGACCAGATCTACGCGGCCTTGAAGAACGCCTCGCTCCGGGAGCACTTCGAGGTGTACAGGCGGGCGGAGGTGCCGGAGCGGTGGCACTTCGCCCGCAACCGGCGCGCCCCGCCCCTGCTCGCCGTCGCCGACGAGGGCTACGCCTTCGACGACTTCTTCGCGTCCCGGGACCGCTACATCCACCACTACAACGTCTCAC CCTCGGCCAACGTGACGTTCGGGATGCACGGCTACGACAACTCGCAGCTGGACATGCTGCCCTTCTTCCTGGCGTGGGGGCCGGCCGTGAGGCGCGGCCACACGGTCCCGCCCTTCGACACGGTCGACCTCTTCCCGCTGTGGGCGCACCTGCTGGGCGTCGCCTGCCCGCCGGGCAACGGCTCCTTGGAGCACGTCCGCGGCATCCTGGCGGCCGGCCCCCCGTCCCTACTCGCGG CTTACATTATTACGTTGGTGGTTGCTGTTGCGTTCGCTGCCGTTGTGGTAGCGTTTGTGTTGTACAGAAGAAACAAACAGGGCTTCATGGTTTTGTCCTACAG GAAGATGGGCGATTTGGCAGACGCGGGCCCCGAGGACATGATTGAAGGTCAGCATCTCCTCAGCATCGCTGAAGATTAG